The following are encoded in a window of Thermococcus alcaliphilus genomic DNA:
- a CDS encoding cation:proton antiporter → METLIMLALMLATAKLLGWVFEKLGQPVVLGQILGGLIIGVFAESNEIIREFSNLGVLLLLFLAGIESDLQEFRRVGKPSIFVAGVGVLFAFILGFLAAYPFVEFHEALLYGAIMTPTSVSITVRVLMELRRLRTKEGTTILAAAVVDDVLGILVLTVIISLLREGSIDYRTIMEIIIEVSGFLAIFLYLGPIFAEKAFKRISRIDLPESTTAFAIVFLILFAYMAEHLNLASILGAYMVGLTIGQTSYRKQVEDHVSILGYSLFIPLFFVEVGMRIELSYILHASFFAVLYTAMAIASKVAGCGMGAYLAGFDLKASLRIGIGMIPRLGVELAMLTIALSSGVIGPEALTIAIFMVFVTTISTPPLLKWAYKR, encoded by the coding sequence ATGGAAACGCTCATTATGTTGGCACTGATGTTGGCTACCGCAAAGCTCCTCGGATGGGTATTTGAAAAACTTGGGCAACCAGTTGTTCTCGGTCAGATTCTTGGCGGGCTGATTATAGGGGTTTTTGCGGAGAGCAACGAGATAATTAGAGAGTTTTCAAACCTTGGAGTCCTCTTACTTCTATTCCTTGCGGGTATAGAAAGTGATCTGCAAGAATTTAGACGAGTCGGAAAGCCAAGCATCTTTGTTGCTGGAGTTGGAGTTCTCTTTGCATTCATATTAGGGTTCCTAGCGGCATATCCATTTGTAGAGTTTCATGAGGCTTTGCTTTACGGTGCAATAATGACCCCAACAAGCGTTAGCATAACTGTAAGGGTCTTAATGGAACTTAGAAGGCTTAGAACGAAAGAGGGTACAACTATCTTGGCAGCTGCGGTTGTTGATGACGTCCTTGGGATTCTCGTTCTTACTGTGATTATCTCACTCTTACGTGAAGGCAGCATAGACTACAGAACTATTATGGAGATTATTATAGAAGTCAGCGGTTTTCTGGCGATATTCCTTTACCTTGGCCCCATATTTGCGGAAAAGGCTTTTAAGAGAATCTCACGCATAGATTTGCCCGAGTCAACAACGGCATTTGCGATTGTGTTTTTGATACTCTTTGCGTATATGGCTGAACATCTAAACCTAGCTTCTATCCTAGGGGCGTATATGGTGGGACTCACCATAGGACAGACAAGCTACAGAAAACAGGTTGAGGATCATGTAAGTATTTTGGGCTATTCTTTGTTCATACCTCTCTTCTTTGTTGAAGTTGGTATGAGAATCGAACTAAGCTACATACTCCACGCAAGCTTCTTTGCAGTTCTCTACACTGCTATGGCAATAGCAAGCAAAGTAGCAGGATGCGGCATGGGGGCATATTTGGCGGGCTTTGATCTTAAAGCATCTTTGAGAATTGGCATTGGAATGATCCCGAGGCTTGGAGTTGAGCTCGCTATGCTGACTATAGCACTTTCAAGTGGAGTTATTGGGCCGGAGGCATTGACCATAGCAATATTCATGGTATTTGTAACAACTATATCAACACCTCCTTTGCTAAAATGGGCGTATAAGCGATGA
- a CDS encoding cation:proton antiporter, translating into MDVFLELAVILIVAKLFGYLATKVKMPGALGQLIGGMLIGPSILNIVSYSEGVHLISEMGVVLLLFLAGLETDVEEFKSVGVPAFLIALGGVIVPFVMGYYLSEWFGYGRTEALFLGGVLTATSVGLTASILMEMKRLRTKEGTAILASAVVDDVLGIIVLTTLIAMHRKGHVYIEDLGILVGEIAVFFIVSWLVGRPVVKEVLLLSERIDLPETLTAFALALTLIFAYIAEQFRIAGITGAYLAGVLIAQTDEAKRISDRMITLSYSLFVPVFLVGIGIKTDIGILLHAGMFAILYSIIAIIGKIIGCGVGALIAKFKPKEALRVGVGMIPRMEVALIMANVALTEGVFDKGIFSIPVTMVILTTFITPPLLKWVFSRE; encoded by the coding sequence ATGGACGTGTTCCTTGAACTCGCAGTGATCCTGATAGTTGCTAAACTGTTTGGATATTTGGCAACGAAAGTCAAAATGCCGGGGGCTCTTGGCCAGCTTATTGGAGGAATGCTTATTGGTCCCTCTATTCTAAACATAGTGAGTTATTCGGAAGGGGTTCACTTAATAAGCGAGATGGGAGTGGTTTTGCTACTCTTTCTTGCTGGCCTTGAAACAGATGTTGAAGAATTCAAGAGCGTTGGGGTGCCTGCTTTTCTTATCGCCCTCGGCGGTGTTATTGTTCCTTTTGTGATGGGTTATTACCTATCAGAATGGTTCGGATATGGAAGAACTGAAGCTCTGTTCCTAGGTGGGGTTTTAACAGCTACAAGTGTTGGGTTAACCGCAAGTATATTGATGGAAATGAAAAGGCTCCGCACAAAGGAAGGAACAGCCATTTTAGCTAGTGCTGTCGTTGATGATGTCCTTGGGATTATAGTACTCACAACCCTAATTGCCATGCACAGGAAGGGACATGTTTACATAGAAGACTTGGGAATTTTAGTTGGTGAGATAGCAGTGTTCTTTATAGTGAGCTGGCTTGTTGGAAGACCTGTTGTTAAGGAAGTTCTGTTACTTTCAGAAAGGATCGATTTACCGGAAACCTTAACGGCATTCGCCCTTGCCTTAACCCTTATTTTTGCATATATAGCCGAGCAGTTCAGGATAGCAGGGATAACTGGGGCGTATTTGGCGGGGGTATTGATAGCACAAACAGATGAGGCAAAGAGAATAAGCGATAGAATGATAACCCTCTCGTACTCTCTCTTCGTTCCTGTTTTTCTTGTGGGAATCGGAATAAAAACTGACATCGGGATTCTCCTGCATGCAGGAATGTTTGCAATTCTGTATTCAATAATTGCCATAATAGGAAAGATCATAGGATGTGGAGTAGGCGCATTAATAGCCAAGTTTAAACCTAAAGAGGCCCTCAGAGTTGGAGTCGGAATGATTCCAAGAATGGAGGTTGCACTGATTATGGCTAACGTTGCCCTTACCGAGGGTGTTTTTGACAAAGGAATATTCTCGATTCCAGTTACGATGGTTATATTGACAACGTTTATAACTCCCCCACTCTTGAAGTGGGTGTTCTCGAGGGAGTAG
- a CDS encoding CBS domain-containing protein: MMLQRKEELSHNIRYISKVPVKLVMDREFLTVHPEDPLTVLIGRFTSEETSAVVVDEDGKLLGFITMKDLLHFFTTPRRYSVVGLGLLKKYTLTRASRVEDIMVTKPITIHVDDNLGHAIKLMTETGKHHLPVIDDKKKVHGLLEVKDIIRLIRIVAL, translated from the coding sequence ATGATGCTTCAAAGAAAAGAGGAACTAAGCCACAACATCAGGTACATCTCTAAAGTTCCGGTCAAGCTTGTTATGGACAGAGAATTTTTAACAGTTCATCCTGAGGATCCTCTAACAGTTCTAATCGGCAGGTTCACAAGCGAAGAAACTTCTGCAGTAGTTGTTGACGAAGATGGGAAACTCCTAGGGTTTATAACGATGAAAGACCTTCTGCACTTTTTTACAACACCGAGAAGATATTCAGTCGTTGGTCTAGGCCTGCTGAAAAAATACACTTTAACCCGCGCCTCCAGGGTAGAGGACATAATGGTGACGAAGCCCATAACCATTCATGTAGATGACAACCTTGGGCACGCTATTAAGCTCATGACGGAGACTGGGAAGCATCATCTGCCAGTCATAGACGATAAGAAAAAAGTTCATGGCTTGCTGGAAGTTAAGGACATAATCCGACTTATTAGGATTGTTGCGCTTTAA
- a CDS encoding NAD(P)/FAD-dependent oxidoreductase, whose amino-acid sequence MNFDERFDVVIIGAGPAGLFAAYELAEKSDLKIAIFDEGGDIDQRTCPMDELGYCIECKPCHIMSGVGGAGGLSDGTINLRPDIGGNLTDLTKDENYSWQLVWEVDQIFIRHGAPKGVYKGNEDEIREWERRAAQAGVKFIPIIQRHIGSDHTKEVIKSIKDYLEAKGVKFVLWTKVEKFRKGEITAKKGRDKFTVKSKYIIVAPGRGGAEWFHDVAQKIGLKARHGPIDVGVRVEVPAIIMEPITRINHDPKFHIYTDTYDDFVRTFCTNPNGFVVEEKYDGYVGVNGHSMRDKKSNNTNFAFLTRIELTEPVEDTTAYGKSIAQLATTIGGGRPILQRLGDLRRGRRSTWGRIRKSDVEPTLKHVTPGDIAMALPHRVVTNIIEGLEKLDKVIPGVASDHTLLYAPEIKYYAMQVEVNELLETSIENIFAAGDGAGLSRDIVNAAATGILAARGILIKEGLYTEKDFKKPGNWKKVVESLEA is encoded by the coding sequence ATGAATTTTGATGAAAGGTTTGATGTTGTTATAATAGGTGCAGGTCCAGCAGGCCTTTTTGCGGCTTACGAGCTTGCAGAAAAAAGCGATTTGAAAATTGCAATTTTTGATGAAGGTGGAGACATAGACCAGAGAACATGCCCAATGGACGAACTCGGCTACTGCATTGAGTGCAAGCCCTGTCATATAATGAGCGGTGTCGGAGGAGCTGGCGGCCTTAGTGATGGAACAATAAATCTAAGACCTGATATTGGAGGAAACTTGACTGACCTTACAAAAGATGAAAACTATTCTTGGCAGCTTGTATGGGAAGTCGACCAGATTTTCATAAGGCATGGTGCGCCCAAGGGAGTTTACAAGGGGAATGAAGACGAAATCAGGGAATGGGAAAGAAGAGCCGCTCAGGCAGGGGTAAAATTCATACCAATAATTCAACGCCATATCGGCTCGGATCATACAAAAGAAGTCATAAAAAGCATTAAAGACTACTTAGAAGCCAAAGGAGTGAAATTTGTCTTATGGACAAAGGTTGAGAAGTTTAGGAAGGGAGAAATCACAGCGAAGAAGGGAAGGGACAAATTCACGGTAAAGTCCAAATACATAATAGTCGCTCCCGGTAGGGGAGGGGCGGAGTGGTTCCATGATGTTGCCCAAAAAATTGGACTAAAAGCCAGACACGGCCCAATAGATGTGGGTGTTAGGGTGGAAGTACCTGCCATAATAATGGAGCCCATAACAAGGATAAACCACGACCCGAAGTTCCACATATACACAGACACATACGATGATTTTGTAAGGACTTTTTGCACCAATCCAAACGGCTTTGTTGTCGAAGAAAAATATGACGGCTACGTTGGTGTAAACGGCCACTCCATGAGGGACAAAAAGAGCAACAATACAAACTTTGCGTTTCTCACAAGGATAGAGCTAACCGAGCCGGTTGAGGATACAACAGCATACGGCAAAAGCATAGCCCAGCTTGCCACGACCATTGGAGGGGGGAGGCCAATACTCCAAAGACTCGGAGACTTGAGAAGGGGGAGAAGGAGCACATGGGGCAGAATTAGGAAGAGTGACGTTGAGCCGACACTGAAGCATGTAACGCCCGGAGATATAGCAATGGCATTGCCCCACAGAGTTGTGACAAACATAATTGAGGGACTTGAGAAGCTTGATAAGGTAATCCCCGGTGTTGCGAGCGACCACACCTTGCTCTACGCACCGGAGATAAAGTACTATGCAATGCAGGTTGAGGTTAATGAGCTCCTTGAAACCAGCATAGAGAACATATTCGCAGCAGGGGATGGGGCTGGGTTGAGCAGGGATATAGTTAATGCGGCAGCCACGGGCATTTTGGCAGCGAGAGGAATATTGATCAAGGAGGGCTTATACACGGAGAAGGACTTCAAAAAACCGGGCAACTGGAAGAAAGTTGTTGAAAGTTTGGAGGCATGA
- the ttuA gene encoding tRNA-5-methyluridine(54) 2-sulfurtransferase → MRCKVCGERAFIKLHYPKMYLCADHFVEYFERKVKRTIEKYKLLRPYEKVLVVISGGKDSAVTAYVLKKLGYNVECLHINLGIGEYSEKSEKYAREQCKLIGAPLHVINVRELLGKGIGEVRTRRPTCSYCGLTKRYLFNKFAYDNGFDVIATGHNLDDEASFIFSNLMNWNTEYLAKQGPLLPGEGKFVRKVKPLYELTEREVVAYALAVGLEYIIDECPHARGATTIEYKQILNELEEKRPGTKINFVKGYLRKRHLFEAELKEIELKECKVCGMPTQGEKCSFCRFWGLEEPINLRIVNTDEETFGP, encoded by the coding sequence ATGAGGTGCAAGGTTTGTGGAGAGAGGGCGTTTATAAAACTCCATTATCCGAAAATGTATCTTTGCGCTGATCACTTTGTGGAATATTTTGAGAGGAAAGTCAAGAGGACAATTGAGAAATACAAACTGCTCAGGCCGTATGAAAAAGTTCTTGTGGTCATTAGCGGAGGGAAAGACTCTGCCGTTACAGCTTACGTTCTAAAGAAGCTCGGCTACAATGTGGAATGCCTCCATATAAACCTTGGCATAGGGGAATACTCGGAAAAAAGCGAAAAATATGCAAGAGAGCAGTGTAAGCTTATAGGGGCTCCGCTTCACGTGATTAACGTCAGGGAACTTCTCGGAAAGGGCATTGGCGAGGTAAGGACTAGGAGACCAACCTGCTCTTACTGCGGCCTTACGAAGAGGTATCTCTTCAACAAGTTTGCCTACGACAACGGCTTTGATGTCATTGCAACGGGGCATAACCTGGATGATGAGGCGAGCTTTATCTTCTCCAACCTCATGAACTGGAACACAGAGTATCTGGCAAAGCAGGGACCTCTTTTACCGGGGGAGGGGAAGTTTGTAAGAAAGGTCAAGCCCCTTTACGAGCTCACCGAGAGGGAAGTAGTGGCTTATGCCCTTGCAGTCGGATTGGAGTATATAATCGATGAATGCCCCCACGCAAGAGGGGCTACAACAATAGAGTACAAGCAAATTTTAAATGAGCTTGAAGAAAAAAGGCCTGGTACTAAGATAAACTTCGTCAAGGGCTACCTGAGGAAAAGACACTTATTTGAGGCTGAGCTTAAGGAGATAGAGCTCAAGGAATGCAAGGTCTGTGGAATGCCCACCCAGGGGGAAAAATGCTCATTCTGCAGATTCTGGGGCTTGGAAGAGCCTATCAACCTTAGGATAGTAAATACCGATGAAGAAACTTTCGGGCCCTGA
- the jtg gene encoding 4-alpha-glucanotransferase — MERINFIFGIHNHQPLGNFGWVFEEAYNRSYRPFMEILEEFPEMKVNVHFSGPLLEWIEENKPDYLDLLRSLIKRGQLEIVVAGFYEPVLAAIPKEDRLVQIEMLKDYTRKLGYDAKGVWLTERVWQPELVKSLREAGIEYVVVDDYHFMSAGLSKEELFWPYYTEDGGEVITVFPIDEKLRYLIPFRPVKKTIEYLESLASDDPSKVAVFHDDGEKFGVWPGTYEWVYEKGWLREFFDTITSNEKINLMTYSEYLSKFTPRGLVYLPIASYFEMSEWSLPAKQAKLFVEFVEQLKEEGKFEKYRVFVRGGIWKNFFFKYPESNFMHKRMLMVSKAVRDNPEARKYILKAQCNDAYWHGVFGGIYLPHLRRTVWENIIKAQRYLKPENKILDVDFDGRAEIMVENDGFIATIKPHYGGSIFELSSKRKAVNYNDVLPRRWEHYHEVPEAATPEEESEEGVASIHELGKQIPEEIRRELAYDWQLRAILQDHFIKPEETLDNYRLVKYRELGDFVNQPYEYEMIENGVKLWREGGVYPEEKIPARVEKKIELTEDGFIAKYRVSLEKPYKALFGVEINLAVHSVMEKPEEFGTKEFEVNDPYGIGKVRIELDREAKIWKFPIKTLSQSEAGWDFIQQGVSYTMLFPIEKELEFTIKFREL, encoded by the coding sequence ATGGAAAGAATAAACTTCATATTTGGCATTCACAATCATCAGCCCCTGGGTAACTTTGGCTGGGTGTTTGAGGAAGCGTATAACCGCTCTTACAGGCCTTTTATGGAGATTTTAGAGGAATTCCCAGAGATGAAAGTAAACGTTCACTTTAGTGGACCGCTTTTGGAATGGATTGAAGAAAACAAACCAGATTATCTTGATCTTCTTAGATCCCTCATAAAAAGGGGGCAACTTGAGATCGTTGTGGCGGGATTTTATGAACCAGTATTAGCGGCCATTCCAAAAGAAGACAGATTGGTTCAGATAGAGATGCTGAAGGATTACACAAGAAAGCTCGGCTATGATGCAAAAGGCGTGTGGCTTACAGAGAGGGTATGGCAGCCGGAACTGGTAAAGTCGCTTAGAGAGGCTGGAATAGAGTACGTAGTCGTTGATGATTATCACTTCATGAGTGCTGGATTGAGCAAAGAAGAACTCTTCTGGCCGTACTATACGGAAGACGGTGGAGAAGTCATAACAGTGTTCCCAATAGATGAAAAATTGCGCTATTTGATACCCTTCCGTCCGGTTAAGAAGACCATCGAATATTTAGAGAGTCTTGCAAGTGATGATCCCTCAAAGGTAGCTGTGTTCCATGACGACGGCGAAAAGTTCGGAGTATGGCCGGGCACTTATGAATGGGTCTATGAAAAAGGATGGCTTAGAGAGTTCTTTGACACAATTACAAGCAACGAAAAGATTAACCTCATGACTTACAGCGAGTATTTAAGTAAGTTCACTCCAAGAGGACTTGTGTACCTCCCAATAGCATCATACTTTGAGATGAGCGAATGGTCTCTACCGGCAAAGCAGGCAAAGCTGTTTGTTGAGTTTGTAGAACAGCTAAAGGAAGAGGGGAAGTTTGAAAAGTACCGCGTCTTTGTCAGGGGCGGTATATGGAAGAACTTCTTCTTCAAATATCCGGAGAGTAACTTTATGCACAAAAGAATGCTCATGGTAAGCAAAGCCGTGAGAGATAACCCCGAAGCTAGAAAATACATTCTCAAAGCACAGTGCAATGACGCATATTGGCACGGCGTCTTTGGAGGAATTTATCTGCCTCACTTGAGAAGAACTGTGTGGGAGAACATAATAAAAGCCCAAAGATACCTAAAGCCAGAAAACAAAATCCTTGATGTTGATTTTGATGGAAGAGCGGAGATTATGGTTGAAAACGATGGATTTATTGCCACGATAAAGCCCCATTATGGGGGCAGCATTTTTGAACTAAGCTCCAAGAGAAAGGCCGTGAACTACAATGATGTTCTTCCGAGAAGATGGGAACACTACCATGAAGTTCCAGAAGCCGCTACGCCAGAAGAGGAAAGCGAAGAAGGTGTTGCAAGCATACACGAGCTTGGAAAGCAAATTCCAGAAGAGATAAGGAGGGAGCTTGCCTATGACTGGCAGCTGAGGGCTATCCTACAAGACCACTTCATCAAACCAGAGGAAACCCTCGACAACTATCGCCTTGTAAAGTATCGCGAGCTCGGTGACTTTGTAAATCAGCCCTACGAGTATGAAATGATAGAAAACGGAGTAAAGCTGTGGCGCGAAGGAGGAGTTTATCCAGAAGAGAAGATTCCTGCAAGAGTGGAGAAGAAGATAGAGCTAACGGAAGACGGCTTCATTGCAAAATACAGAGTCTCGCTTGAAAAACCATATAAAGCCCTTTTCGGAGTTGAGATTAACCTAGCAGTACACAGCGTCATGGAAAAGCCAGAAGAGTTTGGGACAAAAGAGTTTGAAGTGAATGACCCATACGGCATAGGAAAAGTTAGGATAGAACTCGATAGAGAAGCAAAAATTTGGAAGTTCCCGATAAAAACGCTCAGCCAGAGTGAGGCTGGATGGGACTTCATACAGCAGGGAGTAAGCTATACCATGCTCTTCCCAATAGAAAAGGAATTAGAGTTCACAATAAAGTTTAGGGAGCTCTGA
- a CDS encoding diacylglycerol/polyprenol kinase family protein, whose product MSIKSELKRKALHLTGLTVPLIYLIFGQKAAIGFVAFALIVFLILEPFRIVEELRDKVKRKLGIYVRDEVIALVERELDAISREHERHSIGAHIYFTAAALIIVCFFPRDIAIGAITVATLGDAIAAIVGKPFGKHRFKNGKSVEGSLAYFLSAFLILFLLIDLPHAFIGALAGMLAEFYELPPDDNFSNQLAVAFAIYLFRRVVF is encoded by the coding sequence ATGAGCATAAAAAGCGAACTTAAGAGAAAAGCATTACACCTCACTGGGCTTACTGTCCCATTGATCTACTTGATATTTGGGCAAAAAGCAGCAATAGGATTTGTCGCATTTGCATTAATAGTCTTTCTAATCTTGGAACCTTTTAGGATAGTTGAAGAGCTAAGAGACAAGGTAAAGAGAAAACTCGGGATTTATGTCAGAGATGAAGTAATAGCTCTCGTAGAGCGAGAACTGGACGCAATTTCAAGAGAACATGAGAGGCACTCGATTGGGGCACACATATACTTCACAGCTGCAGCATTAATAATAGTCTGCTTTTTCCCCAGGGATATAGCCATAGGTGCCATAACGGTGGCAACACTTGGAGATGCCATTGCAGCGATAGTGGGCAAACCCTTTGGAAAACACAGGTTTAAAAACGGAAAAAGCGTAGAAGGAAGCTTGGCCTACTTTTTAAGCGCTTTCTTGATACTCTTTCTTTTAATAGACCTTCCTCATGCTTTTATAGGGGCCTTAGCGGGAATGCTGGCAGAATTTTATGAGTTGCCCCCAGATGACAACTTTTCAAACCAACTCGCCGTAGCGTTTGCAATATACTTGTTCAGAAGGGTTGTCTTTTGA
- a CDS encoding HAD family hydrolase: MLVIVDLDDTLCNTWEAARWSVLRLLPHLIRKRKFRALLYILTQRYKELEQSRELHLLDLDELVENFMERIYQKISEDDLREMFELVDRTFFSNLKLYPDAVEFLKGLKEMNAKVVLVTDSSSEWQRKKLEYLNLKQYFDHLIISGETGHSKLEPYNFILAKKRFPKENEIYVVGDRDDTDMRGGKEIGATTILVRRGYFKSLLPKHADYVVKDLREALEVIKNEHKKRT; the protein is encoded by the coding sequence ATGCTTGTGATTGTTGATCTTGATGATACCCTCTGCAACACATGGGAAGCCGCAAGATGGAGCGTTCTAAGGCTCTTACCCCATTTAATTAGAAAAAGAAAGTTCAGGGCACTCCTATACATCCTTACCCAGAGATACAAAGAGCTGGAGCAGTCAAGAGAGCTGCATCTACTTGATTTAGATGAACTCGTTGAGAACTTTATGGAGAGGATCTATCAAAAAATCTCGGAAGATGATCTTAGAGAGATGTTTGAACTTGTTGATAGAACATTTTTCTCGAATTTAAAGCTTTATCCCGATGCCGTTGAGTTTTTAAAGGGTTTAAAAGAGATGAACGCGAAGGTTGTTTTAGTAACGGATTCTTCCTCTGAGTGGCAGAGAAAGAAGCTGGAGTACCTCAACTTGAAGCAATACTTTGATCACCTCATAATAAGTGGAGAAACAGGACACAGCAAGCTTGAACCATATAATTTTATACTTGCAAAGAAAAGGTTCCCCAAGGAGAATGAAATCTATGTGGTGGGGGACAGAGACGATACAGACATGAGGGGAGGGAAAGAGATAGGCGCAACGACGATTCTCGTAAGGAGAGGCTATTTCAAGTCACTCTTGCCAAAGCATGCCGATTATGTAGTTAAGGATCTCAGAGAGGCATTAGAGGTGATAAAGAATGAGCATAAAAAGCGAACTTAA
- a CDS encoding TIGR00304 family membrane protein has translation MKGELLLLAGMGLIFIGFMLIFIGTLMAASYGEADVESGGVIMIGPIPIVFGTSRGATLAMILAIFLMLLWIIGALLSRRV, from the coding sequence ATGAAGGGAGAGTTACTTTTACTGGCAGGGATGGGATTAATATTCATAGGTTTCATGCTGATATTCATAGGAACTTTAATGGCGGCATCATATGGGGAAGCTGATGTTGAGAGTGGGGGAGTGATAATGATTGGCCCCATCCCGATAGTCTTTGGAACGAGCAGAGGGGCCACCTTGGCAATGATACTCGCAATCTTTCTAATGCTCTTGTGGATAATAGGAGCTTTGCTGAGTAGGAGGGTATGA
- a CDS encoding cation:proton antiporter: MEYILDLSILLVFAKTLEWLFEKKEIHPIIAHILTGMILGPFLLNVISPSEPLKVLSEFGLLMMMLYMGLTSNFSSIASNKAKAISVAGLGVAFSFLFGFSTVYFFGKGLAAAIFVGVTLGNTAIEVTSGVLLKSRVRKEISSILMGAAFADDIMAVYLIGIITAMTKGELALFPLVILTIKIAIFIAAVLLLSEYIFKRSARFYSILRNLNIFFTFTIILTFLLAIVAERVGLHQIIGAYLAGLTISRLRERRDPLVLSKIKLNELIGDLQVVLTEFFIPLFFIYVGLMFNPSLSELSIALIVLLYLAAVLGKLLGCGLGMKMFGFDWKSATLVGIGMGGRGSLELAILKFGIEEGLIDQSLFATVVIVSMLTAITTPQFFRLYLSHIRGE, translated from the coding sequence GTGGAGTACATCCTCGACCTTTCCATTCTTCTGGTCTTTGCAAAGACGTTGGAGTGGCTTTTCGAAAAGAAAGAAATCCACCCTATAATTGCCCATATACTTACTGGAATGATACTTGGACCGTTTCTTCTCAACGTTATCTCTCCTTCCGAGCCGTTAAAAGTTCTATCCGAGTTTGGCCTTTTGATGATGATGCTTTATATGGGTCTCACGAGCAACTTTTCATCAATTGCCTCCAACAAAGCAAAAGCAATTTCAGTAGCTGGTTTAGGTGTTGCATTTTCATTCCTTTTTGGCTTTTCAACGGTTTACTTCTTTGGAAAGGGCTTAGCTGCTGCTATCTTTGTGGGAGTGACTTTGGGGAATACCGCAATTGAGGTGACAAGCGGGGTATTGCTGAAATCGAGGGTTAGGAAGGAAATCTCATCAATATTGATGGGAGCCGCCTTTGCCGATGACATAATGGCCGTTTATTTAATTGGTATAATAACAGCAATGACAAAAGGCGAGCTTGCACTCTTTCCCCTTGTTATCTTGACGATTAAAATAGCCATATTCATAGCAGCGGTTCTCTTGCTTTCAGAATACATTTTCAAGCGTTCTGCGAGGTTTTACAGTATATTGAGGAACCTCAATATATTCTTTACCTTCACGATAATTCTTACGTTTCTCTTGGCAATAGTGGCGGAAAGAGTTGGCTTGCACCAGATAATCGGCGCTTATCTTGCAGGTTTAACAATAAGCAGGCTCAGGGAAAGGAGGGATCCGCTTGTACTAAGCAAGATAAAGCTTAACGAACTCATTGGAGACCTGCAGGTGGTCCTTACAGAGTTCTTCATACCCCTATTCTTCATTTATGTGGGGTTAATGTTTAATCCATCCCTCAGTGAGCTCAGCATTGCTTTGATAGTCCTTCTTTACCTGGCTGCGGTTTTAGGAAAGCTTCTTGGCTGTGGATTGGGAATGAAGATGTTTGGATTCGATTGGAAATCAGCGACGCTGGTTGGCATTGGTATGGGTGGAAGAGGTAGCTTGGAGCTTGCCATATTAAAGTTCGGGATTGAAGAAGGCCTAATAGACCAGAGCCTCTTTGCCACTGTTGTCATAGTCTCGATGCTAACAGCCATAACCACTCCCCAGTTCTTCAGGCTTTATTTATCCCACATAAGAGGCGAGTAA